In one window of Haemophilus parainfluenzae DNA:
- the upp gene encoding uracil phosphoribosyltransferase produces MKLVEVKHPLVKHKLGVMREAEIDTKKFRELATEIGSLLTYEATADLETEKVTINGWNGPVEIERIKGKKVTVVPILRAGLGMMDGVLEHVPSARISVVGIYRNEETLEPVPYFQKLASDLNERLAIVVDPMLATGGSMISTIDLLKAKGCQHIKVLVLVAAPEGIKALEQAHPDIELYCASIDDHLNEQGYIIPGLGDAGDKIFGTK; encoded by the coding sequence ATGAAACTTGTTGAAGTAAAACACCCGCTCGTTAAGCATAAATTAGGCGTGATGCGTGAAGCTGAGATTGACACTAAGAAATTCCGTGAACTTGCAACCGAAATTGGTAGTTTACTAACTTATGAGGCGACCGCAGACCTTGAAACAGAAAAAGTGACCATCAATGGTTGGAATGGCCCTGTTGAAATAGAACGTATTAAAGGTAAAAAAGTCACTGTTGTACCAATTTTACGTGCGGGGCTAGGAATGATGGATGGCGTCTTAGAACATGTTCCAAGCGCACGAATTAGTGTAGTAGGAATTTACCGAAATGAAGAAACGCTTGAGCCAGTCCCTTACTTCCAAAAACTCGCCAGTGATTTAAATGAACGTCTAGCTATCGTTGTAGATCCAATGCTTGCAACAGGTGGCTCTATGATTTCCACTATTGATTTGTTAAAAGCAAAAGGTTGCCAACATATCAAAGTATTAGTATTAGTGGCAGCACCAGAGGGAATTAAAGCGTTAGAGCAAGCCCATCCAGATATTGAACTTTATTGCGCATCTATTGATGATCACTTAAATGAACAAGGCTACATCATTCCTGGCTTGGGTGATGCGGGTGACAAAATTTTTGGAACAAAATAA
- a CDS encoding nucleobase:cation symporter-2 family protein, with product MSHQATAPVEVQNIGKQAFVGLQMLFVAFGALVLVPLITGLNANTALLTAGIGTLLFQLCTGKQVPIFLASSFAFIAPIQYGVQTWGIPATMGGLACAGLVYFALSTLVKLRGSAALERIFPPVVVGPVIIIIGMGLAPVAVDMALGKNSTYSYEHSVLVSMITLVTTLSVAVFAKGMMKLIPIMFGIVAGYVVCLFLGLINFQPVLDAKWFELPQLTKPEFNLEAILYMLPIAIAPAVEHVGGIMAISSVAGKDFLKKPGLHRTLLGDGIATAAASLVGGPPNTTYAEVTGAVMLTRNFNPNIMTWAAVWAIAISFCGKVGAFLSTIPTIVMGGIMMLVFGSIAVVGMSTLIKGKVDVTAPRNLCIISVVMTFGIGNMFVNVGDLVSLKGISLCAIVAIVLNLILPNEKNEVE from the coding sequence ATGAGTCATCAAGCTACAGCACCTGTTGAGGTGCAAAATATTGGCAAACAAGCGTTTGTCGGCTTACAAATGTTATTTGTTGCCTTTGGTGCATTGGTATTAGTACCTTTAATCACAGGCCTAAATGCAAATACCGCATTACTCACCGCTGGTATTGGTACGTTACTATTCCAACTTTGTACTGGCAAACAAGTGCCCATCTTTCTAGCGTCTTCTTTTGCCTTCATTGCACCAATTCAATATGGTGTACAAACTTGGGGAATTCCCGCAACAATGGGTGGGCTTGCTTGTGCGGGCTTAGTCTATTTTGCACTATCAACCTTAGTGAAATTGCGCGGTAGTGCTGCACTTGAGCGTATCTTCCCACCTGTTGTTGTAGGCCCAGTAATTATCATTATTGGTATGGGACTTGCCCCCGTTGCTGTTGATATGGCATTGGGCAAAAACAGTACATATAGTTATGAACATTCGGTGTTGGTTTCTATGATTACCTTGGTCACAACTCTCTCTGTTGCGGTATTTGCAAAAGGCATGATGAAACTGATTCCAATTATGTTTGGTATTGTTGCCGGCTATGTGGTTTGTTTGTTTCTAGGATTAATCAATTTCCAACCTGTTTTAGATGCAAAATGGTTTGAATTACCTCAATTAACCAAACCAGAATTTAATTTAGAAGCCATTCTTTATATGTTACCAATTGCGATCGCACCAGCAGTTGAACATGTTGGAGGCATTATGGCGATCAGCTCTGTTGCGGGTAAAGATTTTCTTAAAAAACCAGGCCTACACAGAACGCTATTAGGTGATGGTATTGCAACCGCTGCGGCATCATTAGTCGGAGGCCCTCCAAATACGACTTATGCAGAAGTGACTGGTGCCGTAATGCTCACTCGCAACTTTAATCCAAATATTATGACCTGGGCTGCAGTATGGGCAATTGCGATTTCCTTCTGCGGTAAAGTAGGCGCATTCCTTTCTACTATTCCAACCATCGTAATGGGTGGAATTATGATGCTCGTATTTGGTTCGATAGCGGTTGTTGGAATGAGCACACTTATTAAAGGAAAAGTCGATGTCACTGCGCCTCGCAACCTTTGTATTATTTCCGTCGTGATGACTTTTGGTATTGGTAATATGTTCGTCAACGTAGGAGATCTCGTATCTTTAAAAGGAATTAGCCTTTGTGCTATCGTTGCTATTGTACTGAACTTAATTTTACCAAATGAAAAAAATGAAGTAGAATAA
- the hda gene encoding DnaA regulatory inactivator Hda, giving the protein MSQQLSLPIHQIDDETLANFYGDNNALLLNSLRQNMAELQQQFFYLWGHKSVGKTHLLRALSNEYIHQKRSTIYVPLSKSRYFSTAVFENLEQQELVCLDDLQTVIGDSEWEVALFDLFNRIKDNNKTLLIVSASLSPSALPVKLPDLASRLKWGESYQLIALTDEQKLHALKQNAYQRGITLSDEIISFMFNRLDRDMSTLKEALNQLDKASLQAQRHLTIPFVKSTLNL; this is encoded by the coding sequence GTGAGTCAACAGCTTTCTTTACCTATTCATCAAATCGATGATGAAACATTAGCTAATTTTTATGGCGATAATAATGCATTATTGCTCAATTCATTGCGTCAAAATATGGCTGAATTACAACAACAATTTTTCTACCTTTGGGGACATAAAAGTGTTGGAAAAACCCATCTTTTACGCGCACTTAGCAATGAATATATTCATCAAAAACGCAGTACAATTTATGTGCCGTTAAGTAAATCACGTTATTTTTCTACTGCAGTGTTTGAGAATTTAGAACAACAAGAACTCGTCTGCCTAGATGATTTACAAACTGTCATTGGTGACTCAGAATGGGAAGTCGCTTTATTTGATCTTTTCAATCGAATTAAAGATAATAACAAAACATTGTTGATTGTCAGCGCCTCTTTATCTCCCTCTGCATTACCAGTAAAACTACCCGATCTTGCCTCACGCCTTAAGTGGGGAGAAAGTTACCAACTTATTGCGCTTACTGATGAGCAAAAACTACACGCATTAAAACAAAACGCTTATCAACGAGGAATTACCCTCTCTGATGAAATCATCAGTTTCATGTTTAATCGGTTAGATCGTGACATGTCTACGCTAAAAGAAGCGCTTAATCAACTTGATAAGGCCTCGCTTCAAGCACAACGCCATCTCACAATACCTTTTGTCAAATCAACTCTAAATTTATAG
- a CDS encoding VOC family protein has translation MKPQLLGFHHIAIIASNYARSKHFYMEILGTKQLNETYRAKRDSYKLDLSFPDGSQIELFSFPNPPPRVTTPEACGLRHLAFKVENIDSYIAYLLEKGISCEPIRVDELTRMEYTFLKDPDALPIELYETNN, from the coding sequence ATGAAACCCCAATTATTAGGTTTTCACCATATTGCGATTATTGCTTCGAACTACGCACGTTCGAAGCATTTTTATATGGAGATTTTAGGCACTAAACAGCTAAATGAAACTTATCGGGCTAAACGGGATAGCTATAAATTAGATTTAAGTTTTCCCGATGGGAGTCAAATAGAGTTGTTTTCTTTTCCCAATCCGCCACCAAGAGTAACCACGCCAGAAGCTTGTGGTTTGCGACATTTAGCATTTAAAGTCGAGAATATTGATTCGTATATTGCTTATCTTCTTGAGAAAGGCATCTCTTGTGAACCAATTCGAGTTGATGAATTAACTAGAATGGAGTACACTTTTCTAAAAGATCCGGATGCGTTGCCCATTGAATTATACGAAACGAATAATTAG
- the ccmI gene encoding c-type cytochrome biogenesis protein CcmI — protein sequence MNFALSIIALTLVVALICFYPLLRSVKAKEDKKRNELNKALYFSRLQEIEQDNQQGLVENVEQLKQELQKTLLEDIPQQETQTIDKNAKNYGKLWFVSGLLGLAIIAGVSYFPLGSWKAEDMMEKTLAKLPYFFERIADEDKNPMSDAEMQQFSTALRLDLQKTPKDAKKWWLLGQVGMNLGNGKLAFDSYQQANKLEPDNLTYKLSYARMLMSSEDQTDKLKGNQLLRDIIRQDHSNPEALSLLAFSYFEGEDYKMAAVTWAMMLRLLEPDDPRVPMLEKSIRAARDALALQEEEKAKSVTPEK from the coding sequence ATGAATTTTGCATTAAGTATTATTGCGCTCACTTTAGTGGTGGCACTAATTTGTTTTTATCCCTTGTTGCGTTCTGTTAAAGCGAAAGAAGATAAAAAACGTAATGAATTAAATAAAGCGTTATATTTTTCTCGTTTGCAAGAGATTGAACAAGATAATCAACAGGGTTTAGTTGAAAATGTTGAACAACTCAAGCAAGAGCTACAAAAAACATTGTTGGAAGATATTCCTCAACAAGAAACACAAACGATCGATAAAAATGCCAAAAATTACGGTAAGTTATGGTTTGTTTCTGGTTTGCTCGGTTTAGCCATTATTGCTGGGGTTTCTTATTTCCCATTAGGCTCTTGGAAAGCAGAAGATATGATGGAAAAGACATTGGCAAAATTGCCTTATTTCTTTGAACGTATTGCAGATGAAGATAAGAATCCCATGTCAGATGCAGAAATGCAGCAATTTTCGACCGCACTTCGTCTAGATTTACAAAAAACACCAAAAGATGCAAAAAAATGGTGGTTGCTCGGTCAGGTTGGAATGAATTTAGGGAACGGCAAATTAGCATTTGATAGTTATCAACAAGCGAATAAGCTTGAACCGGATAATTTAACGTATAAGCTTTCCTATGCGCGCATGCTAATGTCTTCTGAAGATCAAACAGATAAGCTCAAAGGCAATCAGCTTTTACGTGATATTATTCGTCAAGATCATTCTAATCCTGAAGCCTTAAGTTTACTTGCTTTCAGTTATTTTGAAGGGGAAGATTATAAAATGGCGGCCGTCACCTGGGCGATGATGTTACGTTTATTAGAACCAGATGATCCTCGCGTTCCAATGCTTGAGAAAAGTATTCGTGCAGCACGTGATGCACTCGCTTTACAGGAAGAAGAAAAAGCGAAGAGTGTCACACCAGAGAAATAA
- a CDS encoding cytochrome c-type biogenesis protein, with amino-acid sequence MRKSWLFLTALFMSVSVTAAIDALNFASPEQEKDYHQLTQELRCPQCQNNNIADSNATIAVDMRGKVFELLQEGKSRNEVVDYMIQRYGNFVTYDPPMTMATIVLWIAPILLVFVGILFVFKRKSKSPNAVNSDVVLDDEENARLSALLKEKDK; translated from the coding sequence ATGAGAAAATCATGGCTTTTTTTGACCGCACTTTTTATGAGTGTCTCTGTGACTGCTGCAATTGATGCGCTAAATTTTGCTTCACCAGAGCAAGAAAAGGACTATCATCAATTAACGCAAGAACTGCGTTGTCCACAATGTCAAAATAACAATATTGCCGATTCTAATGCAACCATTGCTGTTGATATGCGTGGCAAAGTGTTTGAATTGTTGCAAGAAGGCAAAAGTCGAAATGAAGTGGTGGATTATATGATCCAACGTTATGGTAATTTCGTGACTTATGATCCACCTATGACAATGGCCACAATCGTGTTATGGATTGCACCAATTTTATTAGTATTTGTTGGCATTTTATTTGTATTTAAACGTAAATCGAAAAGCCCAAATGCGGTTAATTCTGACGTTGTTTTAGATGATGAAGAGAATGCACGCTTGTCGGCTTTACTCAAAGAAAAGGATAAATAA
- a CDS encoding DsbE family thiol:disulfide interchange protein — MNKKLLIPLIIFLAVVVAFLVQLGRNAQGDDPKALESALVGKPVPQKTLTDLLENKTYGNEIFQQGKPILLNVWATWCPTCYAEHQYLNQLAKQGVTIIGLDYKDESLKAMKWLKDLGNPYSRVFKDEKGSFALDLGVYGAPETFIVDGKGVIHYRLAGDVNERVWNETLKPIYDKLAEKP; from the coding sequence ATGAATAAAAAACTACTTATCCCACTTATTATTTTTCTAGCTGTCGTTGTGGCCTTTTTAGTTCAGCTTGGACGCAATGCGCAAGGTGATGATCCGAAAGCGTTAGAGTCAGCCCTGGTAGGGAAGCCTGTACCACAGAAAACATTAACGGATTTATTGGAAAATAAAACCTACGGTAATGAAATTTTCCAACAAGGTAAACCCATTCTCTTAAATGTGTGGGCGACTTGGTGCCCAACTTGTTACGCAGAACATCAATATTTGAATCAATTGGCTAAACAAGGCGTGACAATTATTGGTTTAGATTATAAAGATGAATCGCTAAAAGCGATGAAATGGCTGAAAGATTTGGGTAATCCTTATAGCCGTGTGTTTAAAGATGAAAAAGGTTCTTTTGCATTAGATTTAGGCGTTTATGGCGCACCGGAAACATTCATTGTAGATGGTAAAGGTGTGATTCATTATCGCTTAGCGGGTGATGTGAATGAACGTGTTTGGAATGAGACATTGAAGCCTATTTATGACAAATTAGCGGAGAAACCATAA
- a CDS encoding heme lyase CcmF/NrfE family subunit, whose amino-acid sequence MIAELGNYALALSLAVSFFLAIFPLWGAEKGHPQLMSLARPMTYGLFFSLTIAFAALFYLFAVNDFSVQYVVNNSNSSLPIYYRLSAVWGSHEGSLLLWIWLLTLWGAAVALFSKHLPQEAVARVLGIMGIISIGFLLFVLFTSNPFTRTFPDFPVDGRELNPMLQDVGLIFHPPLLYMGYVGFSVAFAFAIASLMTGKLDSAWARWSRPWTMAAWVFLTLGIVLGSWWAYYELGWGGWWFWDPVENSSLMPWLAGTALIHSLAVTEKRGSFKAWTVLLAILAFSLCLLGTFLVRSGILVSVHAFASDPTRGLYILAYLVVVIGGSLTLYAYKGNQIRSRDNAERYSRETLLLLNNILLMTALCVVFLGTLLPLVHKQLSLGSISIGAPFFDQMFLIIMTPFALLLGIGPLVKWRRDQFSEIRTPVVVSVIVMAIAGFALPYFLHNKLTVSVVLGTMMSVIIVLLSLYEMKQRATHRESFFKGITKLSRSHWGMILAHLGVAMTVWGIAFSQNFSVERDVRMAVGDTVQIADYDFKFTGVSDANGPNYMGGKAQIDISKDGKPEATLFAEKRFYTVSKMPMTEAAIDWGFTRDLYVALGEKIEDNSWALRLYYKPFIRWIWIGGLFMALGGLLCMFDRRYRFSRLVKQS is encoded by the coding sequence ATGATTGCTGAACTAGGAAATTATGCGCTTGCTTTAAGTCTTGCCGTTTCATTCTTTTTAGCGATTTTCCCATTATGGGGCGCAGAAAAAGGTCACCCTCAATTAATGTCATTGGCTCGTCCAATGACTTATGGTTTATTTTTCAGTTTAACCATTGCTTTTGCGGCATTATTCTATCTGTTTGCTGTTAATGATTTCAGTGTGCAATATGTGGTAAATAACTCTAATAGCAGTTTACCGATTTATTATCGTTTATCTGCGGTGTGGGGGTCACACGAGGGCTCATTATTACTTTGGATTTGGTTATTAACCCTTTGGGGCGCAGCGGTTGCCTTATTTAGCAAACACTTACCACAAGAAGCCGTGGCTCGCGTGTTGGGTATTATGGGGATTATTAGTATCGGCTTCTTACTCTTCGTATTATTTACCTCAAATCCATTTACCCGTACATTCCCTGACTTCCCAGTGGATGGCAGAGAACTCAACCCAATGTTGCAAGATGTGGGCTTGATTTTCCATCCTCCATTGCTTTACATGGGATATGTTGGTTTTTCTGTGGCTTTTGCCTTTGCGATTGCATCATTAATGACTGGGAAATTAGACTCCGCTTGGGCAAGATGGTCTCGCCCTTGGACGATGGCGGCTTGGGTCTTTTTAACACTCGGGATCGTGCTCGGTTCTTGGTGGGCCTATTATGAGCTAGGCTGGGGTGGCTGGTGGTTCTGGGATCCGGTAGAAAACTCTTCTTTAATGCCTTGGCTTGCAGGAACCGCATTAATCCATTCTTTAGCGGTGACTGAAAAACGCGGCTCTTTTAAAGCTTGGACTGTGCTTTTAGCGATCCTTGCTTTCTCACTTTGCTTACTGGGTACGTTCTTAGTTCGTTCCGGTATCTTAGTGTCAGTACATGCCTTTGCTTCAGATCCTACACGTGGTTTATATATTCTTGCTTATTTGGTTGTGGTAATTGGTGGTTCTTTAACCTTGTACGCTTACAAAGGCAACCAAATTCGTTCGCGTGATAATGCAGAACGCTATTCTCGCGAAACCTTATTGTTATTAAATAACATCCTATTAATGACCGCACTTTGCGTGGTGTTCTTAGGGACGTTATTGCCATTAGTTCACAAACAATTAAGTTTGGGCTCTATTTCGATCGGTGCGCCGTTCTTTGATCAAATGTTCCTGATTATTATGACCCCATTTGCCTTATTACTAGGTATTGGGCCATTGGTTAAATGGCGTCGTGATCAGTTCTCTGAAATTCGTACACCGGTTGTAGTGAGTGTGATTGTAATGGCGATTGCAGGCTTTGCCTTACCATATTTCTTACATAATAAACTCACCGTCAGTGTTGTGCTAGGCACTATGATGTCCGTCATTATTGTGTTATTAAGCCTTTATGAAATGAAACAACGAGCAACACACCGTGAATCGTTCTTTAAAGGTATTACCAAACTTTCCCGTTCCCATTGGGGGATGATTTTGGCTCACCTTGGTGTAGCGATGACGGTTTGGGGAATTGCCTTTAGCCAAAACTTTAGTGTAGAACGCGATGTGCGAATGGCTGTTGGCGATACTGTGCAGATCGCTGACTATGACTTCAAATTTACCGGCGTGAGTGATGCAAATGGTCCAAACTATATGGGTGGCAAAGCACAAATTGATATTTCAAAAGACGGTAAACCAGAAGCAACATTATTTGCTGAAAAACGTTTTTATACTGTCAGTAAAATGCCAATGACTGAAGCGGCAATTGATTGGGGCTTTACCCGCGATCTTTATGTTGCCTTGGGTGAAAAAATAGAAGATAACTCATGGGCACTTCGCCTTTACTATAAACCGTTTATCCGTTGGATTTGGATTGGTGGCTTGTTTATGGCGCTAGGTGGTTTGCTTTGTATGTTTGACCGCCGTTATCGTTTTAGTCGTTTGGTAAAACAGTCTTAA
- the ccmE gene encoding cytochrome c maturation protein CcmE: MNPRRKSRLSIIIFVILGISIATGLVLYALRQNIDLFYTPSEVIEGKEGKADQKPEVGQRIRVGGMVVEGTVKRDPKSLKVRFDLNDIGPSITVEYEGILPDLFREGQGIVAQGVLKEPTLLEATEVLAKHDENYVPPELGEKMQKVHKPMGAELKGESEADRRYKETQQKLQEGQ; the protein is encoded by the coding sequence ATGAATCCAAGACGTAAATCAAGACTTTCTATCATTATCTTTGTGATTTTAGGTATTTCGATTGCAACAGGTTTAGTCCTTTATGCACTTCGCCAAAATATTGATTTATTTTATACACCATCAGAAGTGATTGAAGGTAAAGAAGGCAAGGCGGATCAAAAACCTGAAGTGGGACAACGCATTCGTGTAGGCGGCATGGTTGTGGAAGGCACAGTAAAACGCGATCCAAAAAGCTTAAAAGTTCGCTTTGATTTAAATGATATTGGTCCATCTATCACTGTAGAATACGAAGGTATTCTTCCTGATCTTTTCCGTGAAGGACAAGGTATTGTCGCACAGGGCGTATTAAAAGAGCCTACTTTATTAGAGGCGACAGAAGTACTTGCTAAACACGATGAAAATTATGTACCACCAGAATTAGGCGAAAAAATGCAGAAAGTACATAAGCCAATGGGCGCAGAGTTAAAAGGCGAGAGTGAAGCTGATCGTCGTTATAAAGAAACCCAGCAAAAACTGCAAGAAGGTCAATAA
- the ccmD gene encoding heme exporter protein CcmD translates to MFFQSWSDFINMGGYGFYVWLSYGISLVAMLILAIQSVKGRKAVLKEVLREQQREARLNQANKGNTL, encoded by the coding sequence ATGTTTTTCCAAAGTTGGAGTGATTTTATCAATATGGGAGGCTACGGTTTTTATGTGTGGCTTTCCTATGGCATTAGCCTTGTGGCAATGCTGATTTTGGCGATACAAAGCGTCAAGGGGCGTAAAGCGGTGTTAAAAGAAGTGTTACGCGAGCAACAACGTGAAGCCCGTTTAAACCAAGCAAATAAAGGAAATACACTATGA
- a CDS encoding heme ABC transporter permease gives MWKWLHPYAKHETQYHLCGKLSPFFGVIAVLLLAVGIVWGLAYAPADYQQGNSFRIMYVHVPAAIWSMGVYGSMAIAAIVALVWQIKAAHLSMVAMAPIGAMFTFISLVTGAIWGKPMWGTWWVWDARLTAELILFFLYIGVLALYSAFSDRAVGAKSAGILCIVGVVNLPIIHFSVEWWNTLHQGASITKFEKPSIATPMLIPLILCIFGFLFLSIWFTLVRYRVELLKEDSKRPWVKELASKLK, from the coding sequence ATGTGGAAGTGGTTACATCCTTACGCAAAACATGAAACCCAATATCATCTATGTGGCAAATTAAGCCCATTTTTTGGCGTGATTGCGGTTTTATTATTGGCTGTTGGCATCGTATGGGGCTTAGCTTATGCACCGGCAGATTATCAGCAAGGCAATAGTTTCCGAATTATGTATGTGCATGTGCCAGCTGCGATTTGGTCAATGGGCGTGTATGGTTCGATGGCGATTGCAGCGATTGTTGCGTTAGTTTGGCAGATTAAAGCCGCACACCTTTCGATGGTTGCCATGGCGCCTATTGGTGCGATGTTTACCTTTATCTCGTTAGTCACTGGCGCAATTTGGGGCAAACCAATGTGGGGAACCTGGTGGGTGTGGGATGCGCGTTTAACCGCTGAACTCATTCTTTTCTTCTTATATATCGGTGTATTAGCCCTTTACTCTGCATTTTCTGATCGTGCGGTGGGCGCAAAATCAGCGGGTATCTTGTGTATTGTTGGTGTGGTGAATTTACCAATCATTCACTTTTCCGTAGAGTGGTGGAATACTTTACATCAAGGGGCAAGTATCACGAAGTTTGAAAAACCGTCTATTGCAACGCCGATGTTAATTCCATTGATTTTATGTATTTTTGGATTTTTATTTTTATCCATTTGGTTTACGCTCGTGCGTTATCGTGTTGAATTGCTAAAAGAAGATAGCAAACGCCCATGGGTAAAAGAGTTAGCAAGTAAGCTAAAATAG
- the ccmB gene encoding heme exporter protein CcmB, with product MIFLQIIKRELKIATRKQAEILNPLWFFLIVITLFPLVIGPDPKFLSRIAPGVAWVAALLSALLSFERLFRDDFIDGSLEQLMLTAQPLALTALAKVIAHWLLTGLPLILLSPIAALLLSLEVNIWWALVVTLFVGTPILSCIGAIGVALTVGLRKGGVLLSLLVVPLFIPVLIFASAILDAAALNLPYGGQLAILGAILVGAITLSPFAIAAALRISLDN from the coding sequence ATGATATTTTTACAGATTATAAAGCGTGAGCTAAAGATTGCGACCCGTAAACAAGCGGAAATATTGAACCCGCTCTGGTTCTTTTTGATCGTTATCACGCTGTTTCCATTGGTGATTGGGCCGGATCCTAAATTCCTTTCTCGAATTGCACCTGGGGTTGCTTGGGTAGCGGCATTGCTTTCTGCGTTGCTGTCTTTTGAGCGCTTATTCCGAGATGATTTTATTGATGGCTCTTTAGAACAATTGATGCTTACGGCTCAACCTTTAGCGCTAACGGCACTCGCAAAAGTTATTGCACACTGGCTATTAACTGGTTTGCCGTTAATTTTACTGTCACCCATTGCGGCTTTATTGCTTTCGTTAGAAGTGAATATTTGGTGGGCGTTGGTGGTGACATTATTTGTAGGAACACCGATTTTAAGCTGCATTGGCGCTATTGGTGTGGCATTGACGGTGGGATTGCGTAAAGGTGGCGTATTACTGAGTTTACTTGTGGTACCATTATTCATTCCGGTTTTAATTTTTGCCTCAGCAATTTTAGATGCCGCTGCGTTAAATCTCCCTTATGGCGGACAGCTTGCTATTTTAGGCGCAATTTTGGTTGGCGCGATAACTTTATCGCCTTTTGCTATTGCAGCGGCACTACGAATTAGTTTAGATAATTAA
- the ccmA gene encoding cytochrome c biogenesis heme-transporting ATPase CcmA gives MFPAHQLQLEQLACQRGDRVLFTDLSLQFQSGDFVQIEGHNGIGKTSLLRILAGLAQPVEGKVRWNSDEITKQREEYHHQLLYLGHHSGVKPELTAWENLKFYQQISQSQQGTDILWDVLETVGLLGREDLPAAQLSAGQQKRIALARLWISEAPLWILDEPFTAIDKKGVEFLTVLFENHAKKGGMVILTSHQEVPSTLLKKINLADYKYNA, from the coding sequence ATGTTTCCTGCTCATCAACTTCAATTAGAACAATTAGCGTGCCAGCGTGGCGATCGTGTGTTGTTCACTGATCTTTCACTGCAATTTCAAAGCGGTGATTTCGTGCAAATTGAAGGACACAATGGTATCGGTAAAACAAGTTTATTGCGGATTTTAGCTGGTCTTGCACAACCTGTAGAAGGTAAAGTGCGGTGGAATTCAGACGAGATTACAAAGCAACGTGAAGAATACCATCATCAGCTACTTTATCTCGGCCACCATTCTGGCGTGAAGCCTGAACTAACGGCATGGGAAAATTTAAAATTTTATCAGCAGATTAGTCAAAGTCAGCAAGGCACTGATATTTTATGGGATGTGTTGGAAACTGTGGGCTTACTCGGTCGCGAAGATTTACCGGCAGCTCAACTTTCAGCTGGTCAGCAAAAGCGCATTGCCTTGGCGAGATTATGGATTTCTGAAGCGCCACTTTGGATTTTGGATGAACCTTTTACAGCAATAGATAAAAAGGGGGTTGAATTTTTGACCGTACTTTTTGAAAATCATGCTAAAAAAGGTGGAATGGTGATTTTAACGAGCCACCAAGAAGTGCCAAGTACGTTATTGAAAAAAATCAATCTTGCTGATTATAAATATAACGCTTAG
- the sodA gene encoding superoxide dismutase [Mn], with the protein MSYTLPELGYAYDALEPHFDAQTMEIHHTKHHQAYVNNANAVLETLPAEFSEMCSGQLISQLDKIPAEKRTALRNNAGGHSNHSLFWKSLKKGTTLQGDLKAAIERDFGSVENFKAEFEKAAATRFGSGWAWLVINQGKLSVVSTANQDSPLMGKEIAGCEGFPLLGLDVWEHAYYLKFQNRRPDYIKEFWNVVNWDFVAERFAKKLADCGCAAK; encoded by the coding sequence ATGTCTTATACTCTACCTGAATTAGGTTACGCTTATGATGCGTTAGAACCACATTTTGATGCACAAACAATGGAAATTCACCACACTAAACACCACCAAGCCTATGTAAACAATGCAAACGCGGTGTTAGAAACTTTACCTGCTGAATTTTCTGAAATGTGCTCAGGTCAATTAATCAGCCAATTAGACAAAATCCCTGCTGAAAAACGTACTGCATTACGTAACAACGCAGGCGGTCACTCAAACCACAGCTTATTCTGGAAATCATTGAAAAAAGGCACGACTCTACAAGGTGATTTAAAAGCAGCTATCGAACGTGATTTCGGTTCTGTAGAAAACTTCAAAGCTGAATTTGAAAAAGCAGCAGCAACTCGTTTTGGTTCTGGTTGGGCATGGTTAGTGATCAACCAAGGCAAATTATCGGTTGTTTCTACCGCAAACCAAGATTCTCCATTAATGGGTAAAGAAATTGCAGGTTGTGAAGGTTTCCCTCTTTTAGGTTTAGACGTTTGGGAACACGCTTACTACTTGAAATTCCAAAACCGTCGTCCAGACTACATCAAAGAATTCTGGAACGTAGTAAACTGGGATTTTGTTGCAGAGCGTTTTGCTAAAAAATTAGCAGATTGCGGATGTGCAGCTAAATAA